A genomic stretch from Corynebacterium terpenotabidum Y-11 includes:
- a CDS encoding cold-shock protein, whose translation MPTGKVKWFDTDKGFGFVSNPGQDDVYVGRQVLPEGVSELVPGQRIEYDVASGLRGKAPEALRITVLDQGPRRAAHRYPPEKLHGLVQDTVSLLETRVQPALESGRRPGRKEGHQIAEILRTIARELDA comes from the coding sequence ATGCCTACCGGCAAGGTCAAGTGGTTCGACACCGACAAGGGATTCGGTTTCGTCTCGAACCCCGGACAGGATGACGTCTACGTGGGACGCCAGGTACTGCCCGAGGGCGTCTCAGAGCTTGTCCCCGGCCAGCGCATCGAATACGACGTTGCCTCGGGCCTGCGCGGGAAGGCCCCCGAGGCACTGCGCATCACCGTGCTCGACCAGGGGCCCCGTCGCGCCGCCCACCGCTACCCGCCGGAGAAACTGCACGGTCTCGTCCAGGACACGGTCTCCCTGCTGGAGACCCGCGTCCAACCCGCCCTGGAATCCGGTCGCCGTCCCGGACGCAAGGAAGGCCACCAGATCGCCGAGATCCTGCGGACCATCGCCCGCGAACTCGACGCCTGA
- a CDS encoding DUF2771 domain-containing protein: MSDEHAEATTATAAKASTKKQRRKAAQRTQLFTFLGIVVLVVAVAGIVLGYQKWQDSRGQTAPQDLRVTVVTADGEVELAPYSVCSFDDADCAGDASSLVDFPSDGEITLRLPSEIYNHDWNLVQIFDDPAANTENTYTANEMTEITLQGSSELEDEDGNHPRLTVVEIQSLLIDSSGEEEEPVAAVWSISPEDLA; encoded by the coding sequence ATGTCCGACGAGCACGCCGAGGCGACCACCGCAACAGCCGCGAAGGCGAGTACGAAAAAACAGCGGCGCAAAGCCGCCCAACGTACCCAGCTGTTCACCTTCCTCGGCATCGTGGTCCTGGTGGTCGCGGTGGCGGGGATCGTGCTGGGGTACCAGAAATGGCAGGACTCCCGCGGACAGACCGCCCCGCAGGACCTGCGGGTCACCGTGGTCACCGCCGACGGCGAGGTGGAGCTGGCCCCGTACTCGGTGTGTTCCTTCGATGACGCCGACTGTGCCGGTGACGCATCCTCCCTCGTCGATTTCCCGTCGGACGGGGAGATCACCCTCAGGCTCCCCTCCGAGATCTACAACCATGACTGGAACCTCGTCCAGATCTTCGACGATCCGGCGGCGAACACCGAGAACACCTATACCGCCAACGAGATGACGGAGATCACCCTGCAGGGATCCTCAGAGTTGGAGGACGAGGACGGAAACCACCCGCGACTGACCGTGGTGGAGATCCAGTCCCTCCTCATCGACAGCTCTGGCGAGGAGGAGGAACCGGTGGCCGCGGTCTGGTCGATCTCCCCTGAGGACCTCGCCTAG